The following are encoded in a window of Candidatus Auribacterota bacterium genomic DNA:
- a CDS encoding (Fe-S)-binding protein, whose protein sequence is MTDLVHEIQRCAKCGKCRAVCPTFLVSRDETKVARGRISLLEAILEGRAIPTNYGREILMSCYGCMRCSEACPSGVRIDLIVRSAREMLAREMGLSRFARFIFRRVLPRRRVYDSAISAARFLQKFLRKSRSQPLRHLPLFFKGKRNIPRIAARPALRRLPEIIKGRGDIKVSLFLGCMLNYVFPEIAASIMHILELHGVDIILPRSQLCCGTPVLAYGDMEAARALARRNVQCLEPDKVDAIVLGCASCELTMKRDYPVLLKGAEQFSKKIYDISEFIHDFLGYSNLALDERITYHDPCHLRWGRGVSQPPREILRQSCRFVEMERAGECCGLGGSFSLTHYDVSCALGEKKVDAVRESGADIVATACPGCILQLQDQLAQQQMKTPVMHVAQVYEMSYLKGRDFPGSPARRTSKTLLE, encoded by the coding sequence ATGACAGACCTTGTTCACGAGATTCAGCGCTGCGCGAAGTGCGGAAAGTGCCGCGCCGTGTGTCCCACGTTCCTCGTGAGCAGGGACGAGACGAAAGTTGCCCGGGGGAGGATCAGCCTGCTGGAGGCGATCCTGGAAGGGCGGGCCATTCCCACCAATTACGGCAGGGAAATCCTCATGAGCTGCTACGGCTGCATGCGCTGCAGCGAGGCATGCCCGAGCGGCGTCCGGATAGACCTGATTGTCCGGAGCGCCAGGGAGATGCTCGCGAGAGAGATGGGGCTGAGCCGGTTCGCCCGCTTCATATTCCGCCGGGTTCTTCCCCGGCGCAGGGTATACGACAGCGCGATCAGTGCGGCGCGGTTCCTGCAGAAGTTTCTGCGGAAGAGCAGGAGCCAGCCGCTGAGACATCTCCCCCTGTTCTTCAAGGGGAAACGAAATATTCCCCGCATCGCCGCACGACCCGCACTCCGGAGGCTGCCCGAGATCATCAAGGGCCGCGGCGATATCAAGGTCTCACTCTTCCTCGGATGCATGCTCAACTACGTCTTTCCTGAGATTGCCGCCTCAATCATGCATATCCTCGAGCTCCATGGCGTGGATATCATCCTTCCCCGCTCACAGCTGTGCTGCGGCACGCCGGTGCTTGCCTACGGCGACATGGAGGCGGCGCGCGCGCTCGCCCGACGCAATGTGCAGTGTCTCGAACCGGATAAGGTGGACGCGATCGTGCTCGGCTGCGCATCCTGTGAGCTGACCATGAAGCGCGATTACCCGGTGCTGCTGAAGGGGGCCGAGCAGTTCTCAAAGAAGATCTACGACATCTCGGAGTTCATCCACGACTTCCTCGGCTACAGCAATCTCGCGCTGGATGAACGCATTACCTACCACGATCCCTGCCACCTGCGCTGGGGGAGGGGAGTGAGCCAACCGCCGAGAGAGATTCTGCGCCAGAGTTGCCGTTTCGTGGAGATGGAGCGCGCCGGCGAGTGCTGCGGGCTCGGCGGCTCCTTTAGCCTGACGCACTACGATGTGTCGTGCGCCCTCGGGGAGAAAAAGGTTGATGCGGTGCGCGAGAGCGGGGCGGATATCGTTGCCACGGCATGCCCAGGTTGTATCCTCCAGCTTCAGGACCAGCTCGCGCAGCAACAGATGAAAACTCCCGTCATGCACGTTGCGCAGGTGTACGAGATGAGTTATCTCAAGGGAAGAGATTTCCCGGGGAGCCCGGCGCGCCGAACCTCAAAAACGTTACTCGAATAG
- a CDS encoding FAD-binding protein yields MKQKNELLTALRAIVGKGHASCALEDRICHGGDATKEQALPEAVVKPASAEEVSRILLLANEKLIPVYPRGAGSGLTGGALPLKGGIVLDSARMNRILSIDHTNMTAMVEAGVVLSDLQSAVERKGLFYPPDPASNEFCTIGGNLAECAGGLRCIKYGVTRDYVLSAEAVLPTGEIIHTGSQTMKSVVGYDLGRLLIGSEGTLCVFTRATLRLLPLPESVRTLMAYFAQIGDAVRAATTIVSEGIIPRTLEIMDELTIRCIQNYKPFAIPPSTKAIILAESDGPESSVAREAARMAEICGATGAAQVDSPRDVAEADLLWEIRRAASPALYSLSPGKLNEDVCVPRSRMLELFDGISEISRRHEVAIACFGHAGDGNIHVNVLYDSADEAERSRADRAVEDIFKHVLALGGSISGEHGIGTTKARFLSWEVGEKEIALMRGIKRLLDPNNILNPGKIFID; encoded by the coding sequence TTGAAACAGAAAAATGAGCTGCTGACAGCGCTGAGGGCTATCGTGGGCAAGGGGCACGCCTCATGCGCCCTCGAGGATCGTATTTGTCACGGCGGTGATGCGACGAAGGAGCAAGCGCTCCCGGAGGCTGTCGTAAAACCGGCGAGCGCGGAGGAGGTTTCTCGTATCCTACTCCTGGCCAACGAGAAACTCATCCCGGTGTATCCGCGCGGCGCGGGTTCCGGCCTCACGGGCGGTGCTTTGCCCCTGAAGGGAGGCATCGTCCTCGATTCGGCGCGGATGAACCGTATCCTGTCAATTGATCATACGAACATGACCGCAATGGTGGAGGCCGGGGTGGTGCTCTCTGACCTCCAATCGGCGGTCGAGCGGAAAGGGCTCTTCTATCCGCCCGATCCCGCCAGCAACGAGTTCTGCACGATCGGAGGCAATCTCGCTGAATGCGCGGGCGGCCTCCGCTGCATCAAATACGGCGTGACGCGCGACTACGTGCTCTCCGCGGAAGCGGTGCTCCCGACGGGAGAGATAATCCACACGGGGAGCCAGACGATGAAGAGCGTGGTGGGGTACGACCTGGGGAGGCTGCTGATCGGCTCGGAGGGTACACTGTGCGTCTTCACCAGGGCCACGCTGAGACTCCTCCCGCTTCCCGAGAGCGTCCGGACGCTGATGGCGTATTTCGCTCAGATCGGCGATGCGGTGCGCGCGGCCACCACCATTGTCTCCGAGGGAATTATACCGAGGACGCTGGAGATCATGGATGAGCTGACCATCCGCTGCATCCAGAACTACAAGCCGTTCGCAATACCGCCGTCCACGAAGGCGATCATCCTCGCCGAGTCTGACGGCCCCGAATCGAGTGTCGCGAGGGAGGCCGCGCGCATGGCCGAGATCTGCGGTGCGACTGGAGCGGCTCAGGTCGATTCGCCGCGAGACGTGGCTGAGGCCGATTTACTCTGGGAGATACGCCGGGCGGCGTCCCCGGCCCTCTATTCCCTGAGCCCGGGGAAGCTGAACGAGGACGTGTGTGTCCCCCGCAGCAGGATGCTCGAGCTGTTTGATGGCATCTCGGAAATTTCGCGCAGGCATGAGGTGGCGATTGCCTGTTTCGGTCACGCCGGAGACGGGAACATCCACGTGAACGTGTTGTACGACAGTGCGGACGAAGCCGAGCGATCGAGGGCAGATAGGGCGGTCGAGGATATCTTCAAACACGTACTCGCTCTGGGCGGCAGTATCTCGGGCGAGCACGGCATCGGCACCACGAAGGCAAGATTCTTGAGCTGGGAAGTGGGGGAGAAGGAGATCGCGTTGATGCGCGGGATCAAGAGGCTCCTGGATCCGAACAATATCCTCAACCCCGGCAAGATTTTTATTGATTGA
- a CDS encoding PQQ-binding-like beta-propeller repeat protein codes for MIEICKYPIPRDIGWSRLDNKRGVNYLIDSPLHNAGLCNDGDNNGTLNWSYPTGAALMGSPALGSDGRVYVGADDNALYCIEQGPTSTPTPTPTETPTETPTQTPTETPTETPTITPTLTETPTMSPTLSPTSTPSTTPPAPTATPIPPLVLDPGPLTAGQPFTLGIALLEDITRPFDFYFLAETPAGVYTIYMNGKIKKGITPLYKNVRRYNAPYFKTVRPAVRIPKSMKGKTITFYTAAIETGKKPPIKKLSDLKPDSPYVIMMNKKSATVGS; via the coding sequence TTGATAGAAATTTGCAAATACCCAATTCCGAGGGACATTGGATGGAGTAGGCTGGATAATAAAAGAGGCGTCAATTATCTGATTGACTCCCCATTACACAACGCCGGGCTGTGTAATGACGGCGATAATAACGGTACGCTCAACTGGAGTTATCCGACCGGAGCTGCATTGATGGGATCTCCCGCGCTGGGGAGTGACGGCAGGGTATATGTCGGCGCGGATGATAATGCTCTTTACTGTATCGAGCAGGGACCTACTTCCACCCCTACGCCTACACCGACTGAGACGCCTACAGAAACACCCACTCAGACACCGACGGAGACGCCCACGGAGACGCCGACCATCACCCCCACACTGACAGAGACACCGACGATGTCTCCTACATTGTCTCCTACGTCGACACCTTCGACTACGCCTCCGGCTCCCACGGCAACGCCGATACCACCGCTGGTCCTTGATCCGGGGCCGCTGACGGCAGGACAGCCGTTCACGCTCGGCATCGCGTTGCTTGAGGATATCACCAGGCCATTCGACTTCTATTTCCTTGCCGAAACGCCTGCCGGTGTTTACACGATCTACATGAACGGCAAGATCAAGAAGGGGATCACACCGCTCTACAAGAACGTGCGCAGGTACAATGCGCCGTATTTCAAGACAGTTCGCCCGGCTGTCAGGATCCCCAAATCCATGAAGGGGAAGACGATCACCTTCTATACGGCTGCTATAGAGACGGGCAAGAAGCCGCCGATAAAGAAATTGTCTGATCTCAAGCCGGACAGCCCGTATGTCATCATGATGAATAAGAAATCGGCGACGGTTGGTTCGTAG